The genomic DNA TCAAATGCGGTGAAGTTCACCAATGCTGGCACTGTGCGGATTGCAGCAGAAAAGGTATCGGACGATCGGGTACTGATTACCGTGAGCGATACGGGCATTGGCATTGATCCAGAGCACCATTCGCAGATTTTCCGGGAGTTCTGGCAGATCGATCAGTCCTTAAATCGGCAGTATGGCGGTACGGGACTGGGACTGGCAATTTCCGCCGGACTCGTAAAACTGATGCAGGGCAAAATTACGGTTGAAAGTCAGCTGGGTCAGGGAGCCATGTTCCGGGTTGAGCTGCCTTCTCAGCCTAAGGCTAGATTAGAAGTTCTGTAGGAAGGTCGGTACAATCAAGGTCAGTTCTCGCTAACGCCAGAGAAAATCCCAGAGAATATCTCAGCGAAAATCTCAAAGAGTATCTCAAAGAGTATCTCAGAGGCTATTTTAGAGAACACCCCAAAGAACATCACAAAGAACATTCCAGAGCCAATCGCTGTTCAGCTCGCCGTCCTGCCATGAAATTTGTCACCGACCCCTCCATCCCCACCAAGATCGAGAAAATGAAGCAGCGCGTCCGCTGGCATGATTCTGCGATCGTGCAGCGCCATATCGATCAGACCCGATTGGTCTTAGAGGACGGACAGGAGGATCGATCCGCCCAAGGTGGCAGCACAGAGCGATCGGAGTTTTCCTTTCTGGTGTTGGGAGACAGCGGCACGGGTGCCCATCGAGGCTACGATCCCCAGCGTCGCATTGGCAAAATGATGGCAGAACAGCGGGAAGACTGCCGTTTTGTGATCCATACGGGCGATGTGGTGTATCTGGTGGGTTCCAGCGAATACTACTGGCAAAACTTTATCCTGCCCTATCGAGAATTTTTAGTGGGCGGCGAGGCTTTAGAGGCGTATCAGCACAGCCGTCGATCGCGTCATATCCACTATGACCAGATGCAGTTCAATCTGCCGTTTTTTCCGGTGCTGGGCAACCACGACTACTATGATCTCCCGATCGCCTTTGGTGCCTTAGCGCAGTCCTTTTATCCCATCAGACGACTGCTGCGCTCGAAGATTGACTTTGATATTGGCTGGCACGGTTCCTATCAGGGGGGTGCCTTTGCGAAGGCATTTATGGACTGTCTACACGAACGGTCGGGGCAGGAGCTAGAGCAGCATCTCGATCGCTATTACACGGCAGAGTGGGGAAGCCATCGCTGTTTGTCCTATCAGCCCAAACTGTTTACCCGGCTGCCCAATCGCTACTACAGTTTCCGCGTTGGGGGAATCGATTTTATTGCGCTGGATTCCAATACGTTTAACGCACCTGCCCCCCTCCCCAATACCCCAGAAGGGCAGGCATACCGTCAGGGACTGGAACAGCGTCGCCGGGAGATTATTGCCGAAAAGCAAGCCCTGGTTGCTGAACTGGTGACAATCGGCAATTCATCCGACGAGGACGAACTGATCGACGATAAGCGCACCAAAATCGAGCAGCTTGAGGAAGTAGAACGCGACCTCGATCAGCAGCTTGAAACGCGCAGACCACCCGCTGTGGATCAGGAGCAGCTTCAGTGGCTCGAACAGCGGCTAA from Leptolyngbya ohadii IS1 includes the following:
- a CDS encoding metallophosphoesterase family protein: MKFVTDPSIPTKIEKMKQRVRWHDSAIVQRHIDQTRLVLEDGQEDRSAQGGSTERSEFSFLVLGDSGTGAHRGYDPQRRIGKMMAEQREDCRFVIHTGDVVYLVGSSEYYWQNFILPYREFLVGGEALEAYQHSRRSRHIHYDQMQFNLPFFPVLGNHDYYDLPIAFGALAQSFYPIRRLLRSKIDFDIGWHGSYQGGAFAKAFMDCLHERSGQELEQHLDRYYTAEWGSHRCLSYQPKLFTRLPNRYYSFRVGGIDFIALDSNTFNAPAPLPNTPEGQAYRQGLEQRRREIIAEKQALVAELVTIGNSSDEDELIDDKRTKIEQLEEVERDLDQQLETRRPPAVDQEQLQWLEQRLIESWHTDSVRGRVLFFHHPPYVTEASKWHQAQTLAVRQRLRQVLENVVKAIGERRGNRPVVDLILNGHAHCLEHLKTEENGLADAGIDCLVCGGSGYSLRRQRVEGDLLTETVVLDGRAQNISVARSRLFVGRNGQGSQKRRPYSFLKIDVQEGNPPRYVVRPFVAEWYQKQWDTYPLQPFTI